From a region of the Flavobacterium branchiarum genome:
- a CDS encoding DUF6702 family protein yields the protein MKKRIVFPVLFILFVLSSAFSFHKFYVGVYQVNYAPEKKMLQITSRIFIDDLNNGVEKKYKTKTNIGTGKETEADVALLKKYLAENFIIKVNGQSKPIVFLSKEVEANDVLVCYSRINDVSKIKTIEISNTILVDWNSDQQNITHVSVLGTKKSALFTASSRKELLKFD from the coding sequence ATGAAGAAAAGAATAGTCTTTCCTGTTCTTTTTATTTTGTTTGTCTTGAGTTCTGCTTTTTCTTTTCATAAATTTTATGTTGGAGTTTATCAAGTAAATTATGCTCCAGAGAAAAAAATGTTGCAAATTACCTCCCGAATTTTTATCGATGATTTAAATAATGGGGTGGAGAAAAAATACAAAACGAAAACCAATATTGGCACAGGAAAAGAAACTGAAGCTGACGTTGCTCTTTTGAAAAAATACTTAGCCGAGAATTTTATCATAAAAGTAAATGGTCAGTCAAAACCAATTGTATTTTTGTCAAAAGAAGTAGAGGCAAACGATGTTTTGGTTTGTTACTCCAGAATAAACGATGTGAGTAAAATTAAAACGATAGAGATTTCTAATACGATTTTGGTAGATTGGAATTCTGATCAGCAAAATATCACACATGTTTCGGTATTAGGAACTAAGAAAAGTGCACTTTTTACTGCGTCTTCAAGGAAAGAATTGTTAAAATTTGATTAA
- a CDS encoding Sec-independent protein translocase subunit TatA/TatB, translating to MFGIGGGELIFILFVVLMLFGSDKVPEIARTMGKAMAQLKNATNDIKSEIQKGAEANGFDAKTLDDMTGNINSEIEKAKTKLLGDATTQFEKTKEDIDSITGPIKRQL from the coding sequence ATGTTTGGTATAGGAGGAGGAGAGTTAATTTTCATATTATTTGTAGTACTTATGCTTTTTGGTTCGGATAAAGTGCCAGAAATAGCTCGTACAATGGGAAAAGCAATGGCGCAACTTAAAAATGCGACTAATGATATTAAAAGCGAAATTCAAAAAGGAGCAGAGGCTAATGGCTTTGATGCAAAAACCTTGGACGATATGACAGGTAATATCAATTCAGAAATAGAGAAAGCTAAAACTAAATTATTAGGAGACGCTACCACACAATTTGAAAAAACAAAAGAAGATATAGACAGTATTACAGGACCTATAAAACGTCAGTTATAA
- a CDS encoding carboxypeptidase-like regulatory domain-containing protein, whose product MKIINILLLFILSLFFQVSFGQAIVLKEVIGKITADSSSVEAVTIVNNTTQETTISDNKGQFSIVIKEGDVLVFSAVNLEPLRKRITASDLKLDLLLIKMIAKNIELKEVVINEFPNITAENLGIIPYGQKKYTPAERKLYTAKSSMTEALINKISGRTAMLKKEAAVEKKEILYSKIEYLFGEDYYTQRLKIPLEHIKGFQLYCIDDPEFVNSLTAKNKTVCMFLITGLAQKYLTIISNEK is encoded by the coding sequence GTGAAAATAATTAATATCTTACTTCTATTTATTTTATCTTTATTCTTTCAAGTAAGTTTCGGGCAAGCTATTGTTTTAAAAGAAGTGATTGGGAAGATTACTGCCGATTCAAGTTCGGTTGAAGCGGTAACAATTGTAAACAATACAACTCAAGAAACAACAATTTCGGATAATAAAGGACAGTTTTCTATAGTTATAAAGGAGGGAGATGTATTGGTTTTTTCGGCAGTAAATTTAGAGCCACTTCGAAAACGAATTACAGCCAGTGATTTGAAATTGGATTTGTTGTTAATTAAAATGATAGCCAAAAACATCGAGTTAAAAGAGGTTGTTATAAACGAGTTTCCGAATATAACTGCGGAGAATTTAGGTATAATACCATATGGTCAAAAGAAATACACACCTGCGGAACGAAAATTATATACCGCTAAGTCATCTATGACAGAAGCTCTTATAAATAAAATATCTGGAAGGACTGCTATGTTGAAAAAAGAAGCCGCTGTTGAGAAAAAAGAGATTTTATATTCCAAAATTGAATATCTTTTCGGTGAAGATTATTACACACAAAGATTAAAAATTCCACTTGAGCATATAAAAGGATTCCAACTCTATTGCATAGATGATCCAGAGTTTGTAAATTCGTTGACCGCTAAGAACAAAACAGTTTGTATGTTTTTGATTACAGGGCTGGCACAGAAATATTTAACAATTATATCGAATGAAAAATAA
- a CDS encoding M1 family metallopeptidase has protein sequence MKRISFLLFFPAILFAQEKNTTNVRQQGKYDTNKFSQMYDLLATPNMFRTASGAPGPAYYQQQADYKIDVELDDKNAKLTGSETITYSNNSPDNLEYLWVQLDQNQAKKNTQSTLAESEKISPVLPVSGFSNKYLKEGLVRGFNIDYVKDAKGNPMSYTVNETMMRINLATPLKAGEKISFSIKWWYNINNYRQDGGRSGYELFEKDGNRLYVIAQFYPRMAVYNDVEGWQNMQFWGGGEFALPFGNFDVNITVPADHVMEATGELMNRSEVFTPEQVKRYELAQKSYDKPVIIVTQAEAEATEKGFSEKKKTWKFSAKNVRDFGIATSRKFIYDAMAVKLGDKTVMAASVYPKEANPLWEETSTRVVAHTLKSYSSHTFDYPYPKAVSVSAEDQGMEYPMICWNYGRPDENGVTSKETKNGMIGVVIHEVGHNFFPMIVNSDERQWSWMDEGLNSFLEYLAEQELDPNFPSRRGPAKNIVPYMSGDQKFLEPIMSNSETIIQFGNNAYGKPATGLNILREVVMGRELFDYAFKTYANRWKFKHPTPEDFFRTMEDASAVDLDWFFRGWFYSTDFVDIGIKDVKQYYVSETATPELKNAKIKKGRFGFEKGPFVYLIEGENKEIKKSDKKALKIDEVKLLSDYVADTFTAEEKTNLKAPKYFYEVEFNKPGGMIMPILVEITYEDGTKEDFKYPAQIWRKNNDTAKKVYATEKVIKSIQIDPKLLTADIDVTNNTWPKVEVKSKFD, from the coding sequence ATGAAAAGAATTTCGTTTTTATTGTTTTTTCCTGCCATCCTTTTTGCGCAGGAAAAAAACACCACAAATGTAAGACAACAAGGAAAGTACGATACCAATAAATTTAGTCAGATGTACGATTTATTGGCTACTCCCAATATGTTTCGTACAGCATCAGGGGCGCCAGGTCCAGCGTATTATCAGCAACAAGCCGATTATAAGATAGATGTTGAGTTAGATGATAAAAATGCAAAATTAACAGGTTCAGAAACGATTACTTATTCTAATAATTCACCTGATAATTTAGAATATTTATGGGTGCAACTAGATCAGAATCAAGCTAAGAAAAACACACAATCTACATTAGCAGAAAGTGAAAAAATTAGTCCAGTATTACCAGTCTCTGGTTTTTCTAATAAATACTTAAAAGAAGGATTAGTACGAGGGTTTAATATTGACTATGTAAAAGATGCTAAGGGAAATCCAATGTCATACACAGTTAATGAAACTATGATGAGGATTAATTTGGCTACGCCATTAAAAGCTGGTGAGAAAATTTCATTTTCGATTAAGTGGTGGTATAATATCAACAATTACAGACAAGATGGAGGGCGTTCAGGATATGAATTGTTCGAAAAAGACGGAAACAGATTGTATGTAATTGCACAATTCTACCCAAGAATGGCAGTCTATAATGATGTCGAAGGTTGGCAGAATATGCAGTTTTGGGGAGGTGGAGAGTTTGCTTTGCCTTTTGGAAACTTTGATGTAAATATTACGGTTCCTGCAGATCACGTGATGGAGGCTACAGGAGAATTAATGAATAGAAGTGAAGTGTTTACTCCAGAACAAGTAAAAAGATATGAGCTAGCTCAAAAATCATACGATAAACCAGTAATTATTGTTACACAAGCTGAAGCAGAAGCAACAGAAAAAGGGTTTTCTGAAAAGAAAAAAACATGGAAATTCAGTGCTAAAAACGTGCGTGATTTCGGAATTGCAACATCAAGAAAATTCATTTATGATGCAATGGCTGTAAAACTTGGAGATAAAACAGTAATGGCAGCTTCAGTATATCCAAAAGAAGCAAATCCGCTTTGGGAAGAAACTTCAACAAGAGTAGTTGCACATACATTAAAAAGTTATTCTTCGCATACATTCGATTATCCTTATCCAAAAGCAGTTTCTGTTTCGGCAGAAGATCAAGGAATGGAATATCCTATGATTTGTTGGAATTATGGTCGTCCTGATGAAAATGGGGTAACGAGTAAAGAAACGAAAAATGGAATGATTGGTGTGGTGATTCACGAAGTAGGACACAACTTTTTCCCGATGATAGTAAATTCAGATGAGCGTCAGTGGAGCTGGATGGACGAAGGATTGAATTCGTTTTTAGAGTATCTGGCAGAGCAAGAATTAGATCCCAATTTTCCTTCAAGAAGAGGGCCAGCAAAAAATATCGTTCCTTATATGAGTGGCGATCAGAAATTTTTGGAGCCAATTATGTCTAATTCAGAAACTATTATTCAGTTCGGAAATAATGCATACGGAAAACCTGCTACAGGACTTAATATTCTAAGAGAGGTTGTTATGGGAAGAGAACTGTTTGATTATGCTTTTAAAACATACGCAAACAGATGGAAGTTTAAGCACCCAACGCCAGAAGATTTCTTTAGAACGATGGAAGATGCTTCGGCAGTTGATTTAGACTGGTTTTTTAGAGGATGGTTTTATTCAACAGATTTTGTAGACATCGGAATCAAAGATGTGAAACAATATTATGTGAGCGAAACAGCAACTCCTGAGTTGAAAAATGCTAAGATTAAAAAAGGACGTTTTGGTTTTGAAAAAGGGCCGTTTGTGTATTTAATTGAAGGAGAAAATAAAGAAATAAAGAAATCTGATAAAAAGGCATTAAAAATTGATGAAGTAAAATTGTTGTCAGATTATGTAGCGGATACATTTACAGCAGAAGAGAAAACAAATTTAAAGGCTCCAAAATACTTTTATGAAGTTGAGTTTAATAAGCCAGGTGGCATGATTATGCCTATTCTTGTTGAGATTACATACGAAGATGGGACAAAGGAAGATTTTAAATATCCTGCTCAAATTTGGAGAAAAAATAACGACACTGCTAAAAAAGTTTATGCAACAGAAAAAGTTATAAAAAGCATTCAGATTGACCCGAAATTACTTACTGCTGATATAGATGTAACTAATAATACATGGCCGAAAGTAGAGGTAAAATCAAAATTTGATTAA
- a CDS encoding phosphatase PAP2 family protein: MLEKLQELDVNLFVFLNGLGSETYDKFWLVITNQFNWTPLFLLLLYIIYKKIGVKQTLYLLLFIAILIACTDQLTNAVKYSVQRLRPCNNPDINSFIRIVQSRKSFSFFSGHAANSMAAATFLYLALNKHFKYFGFLFLWPLIFAYSRIYLGLHYPLDILCGYSVGVIMGFLIYKLYQKAKAKYFPV, encoded by the coding sequence ATGCTTGAAAAATTACAAGAACTCGATGTAAATTTATTTGTATTTCTTAACGGATTAGGTTCTGAAACTTATGACAAATTTTGGTTGGTAATTACAAATCAATTTAATTGGACTCCACTTTTTTTACTATTACTTTATATTATCTATAAAAAAATAGGAGTAAAACAAACCTTGTATTTACTCTTGTTTATAGCAATTTTAATAGCTTGTACAGATCAGTTAACCAATGCAGTTAAGTATAGCGTACAACGATTAAGACCTTGTAATAATCCAGATATCAATTCGTTTATTCGAATAGTACAATCTCGAAAATCTTTTAGTTTTTTCTCAGGCCATGCGGCTAATTCAATGGCAGCAGCAACCTTTTTATATTTAGCACTTAATAAGCACTTTAAATATTTTGGATTCTTGTTTCTGTGGCCATTAATTTTTGCTTACAGCCGTATTTACTTAGGCTTGCATTACCCGTTAGATATTCTTTGTGGATATTCAGTAGGAGTAATAATGGGATTTTTAATCTATAAGCTATACCAAAAAGCAAAAGCGAAGTATTTTCCAGTTTAG
- the pepE gene encoding dipeptidase PepE — translation MKNIIIASTSTLHGGSYLDYLLPELEVHFKNCESILFIPFARPGGISHEQYTETVSQAFKKININVKGIHEFEDPTTAINNAQGIFTGGGNTFLLVTQLYKNNIMTTLAEAVKNGTPYLGTSAGSNICGLSMQTTNDMPIIYPPSFQTLGLIPFNLNPHYLDPDSQSKHMGETRETRIKEFHAFNTLPVLGLREGSWLDVKGNKITLKGQLSARLFRQNQEPEELEPQTDLGYVQ, via the coding sequence ATGAAAAACATCATCATTGCCAGTACCTCTACACTCCATGGAGGCAGTTATTTAGACTATTTGCTACCCGAATTAGAAGTGCATTTTAAAAACTGCGAGTCTATTCTTTTTATCCCTTTTGCAAGACCTGGAGGAATCTCTCACGAACAATACACCGAGACCGTTTCTCAAGCATTCAAAAAGATAAACATTAACGTAAAAGGAATTCATGAATTTGAAGATCCAACAACAGCTATTAATAATGCTCAAGGAATTTTTACAGGTGGCGGAAATACTTTTTTACTAGTCACTCAACTGTATAAAAATAACATTATGACTACTCTTGCCGAAGCGGTTAAAAATGGAACTCCTTATTTAGGAACAAGTGCAGGAAGTAATATTTGTGGTTTATCAATGCAAACAACTAACGACATGCCTATAATTTACCCACCAAGTTTTCAAACTTTAGGATTAATTCCGTTTAACTTAAATCCTCACTACCTAGATCCAGATTCTCAATCTAAACATATGGGAGAAACACGCGAAACAAGAATAAAAGAATTCCACGCTTTTAATACATTACCGGTTTTAGGTTTACGCGAAGGAAGTTGGTTAGATGTAAAAGGAAATAAAATTACTTTGAAAGGGCAATTATCTGCTCGTCTTTTCAGACAAAATCAGGAACCAGAAGAATTAGAACCTCAAACAGATTTGGGATATGTGCAATAA
- a CDS encoding GNAT family N-acetyltransferase, protein MPNIQEIPAQETYLVRNPVLRKGKPIESCRFDGDDLPSTHHFGLFEHESLVGIISLFKNSNITFTENSQSQIRGMAILDDFRKKGFGEALVNHCEEYCINNNCDLIWFNARTEAVGFYEKMGYQKTGAVFEIKGVGEHLLMFKNL, encoded by the coding sequence ATGCCAAACATACAAGAAATACCCGCCCAAGAGACTTATTTAGTCCGTAATCCTGTTTTGAGAAAAGGAAAACCAATAGAAAGTTGCCGATTTGATGGTGATGATTTACCATCAACACATCACTTTGGCCTATTTGAACACGAAAGCTTAGTCGGAATCATATCATTATTTAAAAATTCCAACATTACATTTACAGAAAACTCCCAATCTCAGATCCGAGGGATGGCCATTTTAGATGATTTCAGAAAAAAAGGATTCGGAGAAGCACTGGTAAATCACTGCGAAGAATACTGCATTAACAACAATTGCGATTTAATATGGTTTAACGCGAGAACCGAAGCTGTCGGTTTTTATGAAAAAATGGGCTACCAGAAAACGGGAGCTGTTTTTGAAATAAAAGGTGTTGG